The Nitrospira sp. CR1.1 DNA window GCTATGCCGGTTGCTCAGCGGATACGTCAGGGTCGGCACAGGAATGAGCGGCGTATCGTTCGCACAGAGCCACGCGCGCTTCATGCCGATGCTTTCCCCCGCGTTCACATCGAGGTCCTCGAAGGTGAATCGCCAGGCGGGCACTTCGCCCTCCTTCGCATCGCAATTGGTAAACGTGCCTTCCTTGATCCGGTAGTGATCTTCTGAGAGTCTTCGGATGCTCCGGCCGGTGAAAAACGAATTGCTCGGCCGGATAAACATCGAGCCGTTGGCGACGACGCCGCCTTCGGTGTTCACATTCAATTCCAGGCGTTCCGATTTGAGATCGGAGTTCGAATCCCAGAAATGCACGTGGCCCGTCGCGGTCAGCCTGCCGGGCAATGCGTTGATCGTCACGTGGTCGGCAGTCAGCCGTAACGTTCCTTGCGTGACCACCACGGATCCATCCGCCTCGTAGACCTCCTGTTCCTGCAGATGATCGATGCGCTCGGCGGTGACCGTGAGAGGCTGGTTTGCGGGCGAAGCCACGGTCGCAGTTGATTGTCCTCGCGCCAAAGGCGTGAAGAACACCAGCAGACCAATAAGAATGGACAGGCGCAGGATGGACGGGAAACGGCTAATCAGGCGCTTCCAGGGTGAAACCGGATGACGGTCTGGCCCCATCTCAACCACGAACAGGTGAGAGGGAGTCCCCTCGAAGAAGGGCCTTGATCTCGCCGACCAGCATCAAGGAGCCCGTGACACAAATCAGATCGGACGCAGCGGCTGAATGCTTGGCCATGGCCAAGGCATCCGACGGGGTCGGCGCGACCTGCGCGAACGGTGCGTCGTCTTCGAGCAATAGACGGAGTTCCGCCCCGGTCGCGGCGCGCGGCAGATCCGCCTGCGTGAGGATCAGTGTATCGATCAGCGGCAGGAGCGGCGCAAGAAATGCTCGCGGATGTTTATCGCGCATCATCCCCACGATCAGGCTGACGCGCGCCGCAGGCCTCACACGCCGCCACTCGGCCAGATATTCAGCAAGGACCGCCGCAGCGGCGGGATTATGCGCCCCGTCCACCATCACCGTCGGCTCCTGACCGACAATCTCCAACCGGCCTTCCCACACAACCTGCTGCAGGCCGGCACGTACCGCCGTCTCAGACACCGTGACCCCCTTCTCATGAGCGAGTTCGATCAGAGCCAGGGAGCAGGCGAGGTTGTCGATTTGAAATCGACCTTGTAAGGGACAGGTGAGATGCTCAGCCCGCAGCGAGAGCCCGGTGTACCGGCAATCGGCCGGGGAGGCTCCTTCACAACGGAAGTCACGTTCCAGACGAAAGACCGTGGCGCCGACCATCGCCGCGCGGTCCTCGATCACCCGACAGGCCGGCTCGCCGATGCGGCCCAGCACCACCGGTACTCCCGGCTTGATAATTCCCGCCTTCTCCATCGCAATGGCTTCAATCGTGGCCCCCAGATAGGCCTCATGATCGAGTCCGATCGTCGTAATGGCGGCTGCGAGCGGCTCCACGACGTTCGTGGCGTCGAACCGTCCCCCCAAGCCGACTTCGAGCACAACCACATCCACCTGACATTCCGCAAAATAGTGGAAGGCCAGCGCCGTGGTGAACTCAAAAAATGTCGGGGCCAGATCAGGCCGAGAGGCCGTGCGCAACAATTCCACCCCATCGATCACGCGCGACTCGGGGATCATCCCGCCATTGACGCGAATCCGCTCGCGAAAGTCGATCAGGTGCGGCGAGGTATAGAGCCCCACCCGACGGCCGGAGGCCTGCAGGATCGACGCAGCCATCGCGGCAGTCGAGCCCTTTCCGTTTGTCCCGCCGATGTGCAACACCGGATATCGACGATGGGGATCGCCCACCCGCCCGAGCAGGGCGCGAATCGTGTCGAGCCCCAACTTGATCCCGTGCTGTTGCAAGCCATACAGAAATTGCACAGTGGAGGAATAGGTCATCGTGGTCATTCGAGAGACTCACCTAGCATGGTGAAATCGAAGCTTCCATCAGGATGCGCAAAAAGATCCTTCAACAAGGCCGCAGCGAACATGGGGAGAGGCGTACGTTGTTGGTACGTCGAGCCGCCGCGCAGAGCAAGAACGCCGCTGGAGGATCTTGTTGCGCATCCTGCTAGAAATGTCCGACCAGCGTGCTCACCGCCTCTTTCAACTGCTTCCGTTCAACGATCATGTCGATCATCCCGTGGTCGAGCAAAAACTCGGCGCGCTGAAACTGATCCGGCAATTGCTGCTTGATGGTCTGCTCAATGACGCGGGGACCGGCGAATCCGATCAATGCTTTCGGTTCGGCAATGATCACATCACCCAGCATGGCAATACTTGCCGTCACGCCACCGAAGGTCGGGTCGGCCAGTATTGAGATGAAGGGTAGCTTGGCCTCGCCCAATTTCGCGACCGCCGCGGACGTTTTCGCCATTTGCATGAGCGACAGAATGCCCTCCTGCATACGGGCGCCGCCGGAAGCCGTCACGAGGATCAACGGAGTCCGCGCTTCCAAGGCGCGATCGACCGCGCGGCAGATTTTTTCTCCCACCACGGAGCCCATACTACCGCCCATAAACCCGAAATCGAACACGCAGAGCGCCACCTTCCGCCCATTGATGACACCCTGGCCGATGACCATGGCGTCTTTCCGCCCCGTCTTCTCCTGTTGCGCCTTGATCCGGTCTTTATAGGTGCGGGTATCCTGAAACTGCAGCGGGTCCTGCGGCTCCAGCTCGGGGTCCCACTCTTTGAACGTGCCGAGATCGACCAGCAGATTGATGCGTTCAATGACCGAGATGGGAAAATGATAATCGCACTTCGGGCAGACCTTGTTGTTGCGGTCAACCTCTTTGCGATAGACGATCTCCCGGCAATGATTACACTTCAGCCACATTCCCTCCGCCGTTTTCGAGCGTTTGGGGGGCTCTGCTTCCTCGGTTTTGCCTTTTTTAAACCAAGCCATCTGTGCTCACCTATAGTACGAGGGTTTGGCCCTCTTCAAGCGCGGTCAAATGCCGAATGCCGAGTCGTCCGAGCTCCTGCCGAATCTGTGCGCGAAACCGCGGCTTCAAATGGTACGCATAGACCGGCAACTCCGGTCTCGCCATCTTGGCGAACTCCTCAGCCAGCAATGCCGGTGTGAGATGTTTCGCAACCCGTGCCAAGTCGGCCATTTCGTCGGGAAACGAACTTTCGATAAAGGCCGCTTGCAATCCGTGCAGGCCCCCGGCCGCCTGCCAGAGCGCGTCCGTCTGATAGGTGTCGCCGCTAAAAAGAACCGTCCGGGTCCCCTCGCGGAGAAGAAACCCCACCGTCGGCACCACATGGTTCACCGGAATCGGCGTCACCCCCAGCCCGCCGAGCATGGTCTCCTGTCCTGGGGAAAGTTCGCGGGACACGAAAACAGGCCTGGCAGGATTGGGCAGTCGAAAAAAGTCCGGATAGACCGTATCGTTAAAAATGTGCTTGCGCAACCCGTCCAGAACTTCAGGAATCGCCGCGACGACGACCGGCTCTTCGATCTCGCCGACCAAATTGTCGGCCAATGTCGGCAACTCGCGAATGTGATCAAAATGCAGGTGAGTCAGCAGCACCCCCCGGATGCGCCGTTGCTCCTCCAGAAAAAGCCTGGACCCGACCGTTCCGGCATCCACCAGCAGCTCATCATTGATCAGAAAGCCGCAGGTCCCGCACTGAACCGGCCCCGTCTCGCCTGGGATCAGCTGCCCCGACCCATGGCACCCCAACACCCGAACATTCATGGCCGTGGCTTTCCGGACCTGCCCCGGCGTTTCGGCATTCCTTCACAGTCTTGTAGACGAGTCCTCCACACTGGGCGGCAGAATACCATACCTCTGAAAAAGGCGCACACAGATTTACAGAGGTCATTCTTCAACCGGGGCTGGTCAAGAAGAGAGGGAGCCTGCTTGCGCGAGCGCAGGAGACTCGTTGACAAACCGGGTGGCTACGACCAGCCACCGCCCAGGCCGATTCGAACCATCATCACCACACCCAGGCCGATGCTGGCGAGACAGGCGAGTCCCTGCACCATCCAATAGGCGCGTGGTCCGACGGTCACGGAATAGATCACCGGGAGGCTGAGCACCGCCCCGACCCCCGCCATGCCGAGAATGGACCCGACACCGAATACGACAATATAACCGATCCCCTGGCCGATGCCCGTGACCGTGGACAACACCACCAACATCAACGCGGCCGAACCGGCCAGTCCATGCGCCATCCCGATCACCAGGGGCCGCATCGATCCCTGATACCAATGCCCATGGGTGTGATCAGCCCGCACGTGGTGACTATGCAAATGCACGTGCGGCTGCCCCCCATGCTCATGTGTGTGCACATGCCACTGCTCACGATACATCCGGCGAGCCAAGGACAGTCCCAGCGCCACCAGCATCCCTCCGACGGCAAACTCAAACAGGTTCGCCATGGATTCGGGAATCGTGAGGTTCAAGGCCAGCAAGAGGGTCCCGACGCACAATAGCATTAGCGTGTGGCCAAGACCCCAGAACAATCCGATCGCCGTGGACGCCTGTACGGTGGGTCGCTCGGCCAGCACCGTCGAAAGCGCGGCTAGGTGATCCGCGTCCAGGGCATGACGAAGCCCCAGCACGAATCCAAGACTGAGTATGGTCAGGGTATGAGGATCAAACATCACTGCTCACGGAGAGGTGCGTCGGCCGATCCGGCAACGGGAGCAGCACACACGGACGGTCATCCCCCTCGCGCATGCATTTCCAGGTGGGGATCTTCACGGAGCCGGTTGATTTCAATGAGGCGTTGTTCACGCAGCCCCAACACTTCCAGCGCCTTGCGTTCTTCCGCGCCTCGATCAGCCCGTCCCTCCCAGGCCGCGATGATCAGCGCTTTCAGTTCGTCCCGGGTGCGGCCCTGCCGGAGCGGCGCGCGGAGATCCAGGCCGTCCTTCGCATAGAGACAGAGGTACCACATGCCGTCCGCCGTCAACCGGCTGCGATCACAGGAACGACAGAATGGCGTGGTGGTCGAGGGAATGATGCCGAAGGTGGTCCCATCCGGCAACACAAACCGCTCTGCCGGTGCGACGCTATTCTCCACAACCGGTTGGACGTCGCCATAGTGGCGGCCGATCAGGTCCAGCATCTCCGCCCTCGACAGCACTTGCTTCATGGACCAATCCGTCGCGCCGCCGACATCCATATATTCGATGAACCGCACCTCACCGCCAACCGTTTTTCCGTACTCGATGAGGTCGATGAGTTCATCGTCGTTATAGCCCTTGATGACCACGGTGTCGAACTTCAGCGATGGAAACCCGGCTTGCACCACCGCCTTGATGCCGTCAAACACCTGGTGATGGAGATCCCGCTTGGTCAGGGTCCGGAATCGGTCGGCGCGGAGGGTGTCCAGGCT harbors:
- the moaA gene encoding GTP 3',8-cyclase MoaA; this translates as MDHSALDTPAPTIYDRLGRPLRSLRLSVTDRCNLRCKYCMPEDDYAWLPRDTILTFEEMAELTAVFTELGVDKVRLTGGEPLLRRDLPRFVRQLSENRRITEIALTSNGVLMADQAADLSFAGLNRVTISLDTLRADRFRTLTKRDLHHQVFDGIKAVVQAGFPSLKFDTVVIKGYNDDELIDLIEYGKTVGGEVRFIEYMDVGGATDWSMKQVLSRAEMLDLIGRHYGDVQPVVENSVAPAERFVLPDGTTFGIIPSTTTPFCRSCDRSRLTADGMWYLCLYAKDGLDLRAPLRQGRTRDELKALIIAAWEGRADRGAEERKALEVLGLREQRLIEINRLREDPHLEMHARGG
- a CDS encoding urease accessory protein; its protein translation is MFDPHTLTILSLGFVLGLRHALDADHLAALSTVLAERPTVQASTAIGLFWGLGHTLMLLCVGTLLLALNLTIPESMANLFEFAVGGMLVALGLSLARRMYREQWHVHTHEHGGQPHVHLHSHHVRADHTHGHWYQGSMRPLVIGMAHGLAGSAALMLVVLSTVTGIGQGIGYIVVFGVGSILGMAGVGAVLSLPVIYSVTVGPRAYWMVQGLACLASIGLGVVMMVRIGLGGGWS
- a CDS encoding acetyl-CoA carboxylase carboxyltransferase subunit beta — its product is MAWFKKGKTEEAEPPKRSKTAEGMWLKCNHCREIVYRKEVDRNNKVCPKCDYHFPISVIERINLLVDLGTFKEWDPELEPQDPLQFQDTRTYKDRIKAQQEKTGRKDAMVIGQGVINGRKVALCVFDFGFMGGSMGSVVGEKICRAVDRALEARTPLILVTASGGARMQEGILSLMQMAKTSAAVAKLGEAKLPFISILADPTFGGVTASIAMLGDVIIAEPKALIGFAGPRVIEQTIKQQLPDQFQRAEFLLDHGMIDMIVERKQLKEAVSTLVGHF
- a CDS encoding MBL fold metallo-hydrolase codes for the protein MNVRVLGCHGSGQLIPGETGPVQCGTCGFLINDELLVDAGTVGSRLFLEEQRRIRGVLLTHLHFDHIRELPTLADNLVGEIEEPVVVAAIPEVLDGLRKHIFNDTVYPDFFRLPNPARPVFVSRELSPGQETMLGGLGVTPIPVNHVVPTVGFLLREGTRTVLFSGDTYQTDALWQAAGGLHGLQAAFIESSFPDEMADLARVAKHLTPALLAEEFAKMARPELPVYAYHLKPRFRAQIRQELGRLGIRHLTALEEGQTLVL
- a CDS encoding bifunctional folylpolyglutamate synthase/dihydrofolate synthase, translated to MTTMTYSSTVQFLYGLQQHGIKLGLDTIRALLGRVGDPHRRYPVLHIGGTNGKGSTAAMAASILQASGRRVGLYTSPHLIDFRERIRVNGGMIPESRVIDGVELLRTASRPDLAPTFFEFTTALAFHYFAECQVDVVVLEVGLGGRFDATNVVEPLAAAITTIGLDHEAYLGATIEAIAMEKAGIIKPGVPVVLGRIGEPACRVIEDRAAMVGATVFRLERDFRCEGASPADCRYTGLSLRAEHLTCPLQGRFQIDNLACSLALIELAHEKGVTVSETAVRAGLQQVVWEGRLEIVGQEPTVMVDGAHNPAAAAVLAEYLAEWRRVRPAARVSLIVGMMRDKHPRAFLAPLLPLIDTLILTQADLPRAATGAELRLLLEDDAPFAQVAPTPSDALAMAKHSAAASDLICVTGSLMLVGEIKALLRGDSLSPVRG